A stretch of the Bacillus licheniformis DSM 13 = ATCC 14580 genome encodes the following:
- a CDS encoding ABC transporter permease, producing the protein MLNLMRIEMKKLKLGWYIRGAVFANFIIFGFLWMVTCTEGKETFQTIDETFLLIGTFVRAVFIVFGAVLISKLVISEFKNKTILVMFTYPINRKKLLAAKLLIAGGLTFVTILISNACVAVGFFLLNSIYGIIPGELTASIASQQALKMIVFAFGAAGTSLVPIFFGMRKYSTAATIISSVVIIMPISSTGPGFSISSIVYIPLSLAAVGLFFSFLAVRRIEKIDVF; encoded by the coding sequence TTGCTGAATTTGATGAGAATTGAAATGAAAAAGCTGAAGCTGGGATGGTATATACGCGGAGCCGTCTTTGCCAATTTCATCATTTTTGGTTTTCTGTGGATGGTGACCTGCACAGAAGGCAAGGAGACGTTCCAAACGATTGATGAAACTTTTCTATTGATCGGCACTTTTGTTAGAGCCGTTTTTATCGTATTCGGCGCTGTGCTGATCTCAAAATTAGTGATTTCAGAGTTTAAAAACAAGACAATACTGGTGATGTTCACGTATCCGATCAATCGAAAGAAACTGCTGGCTGCTAAACTGCTGATCGCAGGCGGGCTGACCTTCGTTACGATATTGATATCAAACGCATGCGTTGCAGTTGGTTTTTTTCTGCTGAACTCAATCTATGGGATCATCCCCGGCGAATTAACAGCTTCTATCGCGTCTCAGCAGGCTCTGAAAATGATCGTTTTTGCTTTTGGCGCCGCAGGAACGAGTTTAGTACCCATCTTTTTTGGAATGAGAAAGTACTCCACTGCGGCAACGATCATCTCATCTGTTGTAATCATCATGCCGATCAGTTCCACAGGCCCTGGCTTTTCTATTTCTTCAATTGTGTATATACCTTTATCTCTTGCCGCAGTCGGTCTGTTTTTTTCCTTTTTGGCTGTAAGGCGTATTGAAAAAATAGATGTTTTTTAA
- a CDS encoding HAMP domain-containing histidine kinase: MTMLWIGILIILASLNIVQYKMKRQRDRNLKYITEKLSVMLNEHEADQILLGTADKVLRALLVQINLFVEEHQHITARFAKTEQSMKRMLTNMSHDLKTPLTVVLGYIEAIQNDSDMAEEERERLLEKLYQKTGEIIQLMNSFFDLAKLESEDKQILLTKIHINEICRKNILQHYDAVQAKGFKAVIDIPDTPVYAHGNEEALDRILQNLLSNAIQYGADGKLIGLSLTYDETWIVITVWDRGKGISEYDQQRVFERLYTLEESRNKAFQGSGLGLTITKRLIEKMGGNISLQSKPHERTVFSITLKRMTY, encoded by the coding sequence ATGACAATGTTATGGATTGGCATTCTGATAATTTTGGCGTCTCTCAATATCGTTCAATATAAAATGAAAAGACAACGGGATCGAAACTTGAAGTACATCACGGAAAAGCTCAGTGTGATGCTAAATGAGCATGAGGCTGATCAAATTTTATTAGGAACGGCTGATAAAGTACTGCGGGCTCTGCTCGTGCAAATTAACCTGTTTGTTGAGGAGCATCAGCACATAACAGCCCGTTTTGCAAAAACGGAGCAGTCAATGAAACGAATGCTGACCAATATGTCCCATGATCTGAAAACTCCGCTGACCGTCGTGCTCGGGTATATCGAGGCGATCCAAAATGATTCAGACATGGCGGAAGAGGAGCGTGAAAGACTGCTGGAGAAGCTTTATCAAAAAACAGGCGAAATCATTCAGCTGATGAATTCTTTCTTTGACTTGGCCAAGCTGGAATCGGAAGATAAGCAAATACTGCTCACTAAAATACATATCAACGAAATATGCAGAAAAAACATTCTCCAACACTATGATGCCGTTCAGGCAAAAGGTTTTAAAGCTGTCATCGACATCCCGGATACCCCGGTTTATGCACATGGAAATGAAGAAGCGCTTGACCGGATTTTGCAAAACCTTTTATCAAATGCGATTCAATATGGTGCAGACGGAAAGCTGATCGGATTGTCCCTTACATATGATGAGACGTGGATTGTCATTACGGTATGGGACCGTGGGAAAGGAATTAGTGAGTACGATCAGCAGCGGGTGTTTGAAAGACTGTATACCCTTGAGGAATCGAGAAATAAAGCGTTCCAGGGAAGCGGGCTCGGTTTAACAATTACAAAAAGGCTCATTGAGAAAATGGGAGGGAACATCTCTCTCCAAAGCAAGCCGCATGAACGGACAGTGTTTTCCATTACGTTAAAACGAATGACCTATTAG
- a CDS encoding ABC transporter ATP-binding protein yields MTYIVQTSGLTKTFKGQEVVSNVSMHIRKGEIYGFLGPNGAGKTTIMKMLTSLVKPTSGEINILGHKLTNRSYEILGKIGSMIEYPIFYENLTAKENLNLHCEYMGYHNKAKIQEVLDMVNLKNIDSKPVKTFSLGMKQRLGIARAILTKPYLLILDEPINGLDPIGIKEIRNLFQVLSKEYGMTLLISSHILNEVEQIADTIGVIRDGRLVEEVSMESVRGRNTEYIELVTPNQLHACFVLEHELQIANFKILNDKTIRIYDAEASQTAISKALILNDVEIESMNKKHTSLEDYFLSLINGNAVNA; encoded by the coding sequence TTGACTTACATCGTACAAACAAGCGGGCTTACCAAGACATTCAAAGGTCAAGAAGTTGTTTCAAATGTAAGCATGCATATACGAAAGGGAGAAATATACGGTTTTCTCGGCCCGAACGGAGCCGGAAAAACGACCATCATGAAGATGCTGACGAGCCTCGTGAAACCGACAAGCGGCGAAATCAATATCCTTGGGCATAAGCTGACAAATCGATCATACGAGATTCTCGGGAAAATAGGCAGCATGATCGAATACCCGATTTTTTATGAAAATCTGACAGCCAAAGAAAATTTAAATCTGCATTGTGAGTATATGGGATATCACAATAAAGCCAAGATTCAGGAAGTGCTGGACATGGTGAATTTAAAAAATATCGACAGCAAACCTGTCAAAACATTTTCCCTCGGTATGAAGCAGCGTCTTGGAATCGCGCGGGCCATTCTCACCAAACCCTACTTGCTCATCTTGGATGAGCCGATTAATGGCCTTGATCCCATCGGAATTAAAGAAATCAGAAACTTATTTCAAGTATTGAGCAAAGAGTATGGCATGACATTGCTCATCTCAAGCCACATCTTGAACGAAGTAGAGCAAATTGCAGATACAATCGGAGTGATTCGGGACGGCAGGCTTGTTGAAGAAGTATCGATGGAAAGCGTAAGGGGACGGAACACAGAGTACATTGAACTCGTGACGCCGAACCAATTGCATGCTTGCTTTGTGCTTGAACATGAGCTGCAGATTGCTAATTTTAAAATACTAAATGATAAAACGATCCGAATTTATGATGCCGAAGCTTCTCAAACAGCCATTTCTAAAGCTCTGATTTTGAATGATGTAGAAATTGAATCCATGAATAAAAAGCATACTTCGCTTGAGGACTACTTCCTCAGCTTAATCAACGGCAATGCGGTCAACGCATAA
- the garD gene encoding galactarate dehydratase, producing the protein MLVNQTETPLYIKVNEKDNAAIIANAGGLPQGTVFPCGLKLQERIPQGHKVALTDITQGGAVIRYGEIIGYAVKPIEKGGWISESHIMLPEAPPLDELPIANKVPKPAPLLEGYTFEGYRNEDGSVGTRNVLGIMTSVQCVAGVLDYAVKRIKEELLPKYPNVDGVAALNHQYGCGVAINAPEAKIPIRTIQNIARHPNFGGEAMVIGLGCEKLLPTKIEPEGDAENILSLQERQGFQQMIQSIMEMAEERLKRLNERKRMTCPASDLVIGLQCGGSDAFSGVTANPASGYAADLLVRAGATVLFSEVTEVRDAVHLLTPRAVNEEVGRALIREMAWYDRYLERGESDRSANPSPGNKKGGLANVVEKSLGSIAKSGSSPISAVLAPGERAVQKGLIFAATPASDFVCGTLQLASGMHLQVFTTGRGTPYGLEMAPVLKVATRQSLSEDWHDLIDVNAGRIATGEASIEEVGWEIFRTILDVASGRKTWAEHWGLSNDLCLFNPAPVT; encoded by the coding sequence ATGCTTGTCAATCAAACTGAAACCCCGTTGTACATTAAGGTGAACGAAAAAGACAATGCCGCAATCATCGCCAATGCCGGCGGACTGCCGCAAGGGACGGTGTTTCCTTGCGGGCTTAAGCTGCAAGAGCGGATTCCTCAAGGGCATAAAGTGGCTTTAACAGACATCACACAGGGCGGTGCCGTTATTCGCTACGGCGAAATTATCGGCTATGCCGTCAAACCGATCGAAAAAGGCGGGTGGATTTCCGAGTCGCATATCATGCTTCCGGAAGCTCCGCCGCTCGATGAACTGCCCATCGCCAACAAAGTTCCAAAACCCGCTCCCCTTCTTGAGGGGTATACATTTGAAGGATACCGGAATGAAGACGGGAGCGTCGGCACGAGAAACGTGCTTGGCATTATGACAAGCGTTCAATGCGTCGCAGGCGTTCTCGATTACGCAGTGAAACGAATTAAAGAGGAACTGCTCCCAAAATATCCGAACGTTGACGGTGTCGCTGCATTAAATCATCAGTACGGCTGCGGCGTGGCGATTAATGCGCCGGAAGCCAAAATCCCGATCCGAACGATTCAAAATATCGCCAGGCACCCTAATTTCGGCGGTGAAGCGATGGTGATCGGACTCGGCTGCGAGAAGCTCCTTCCGACGAAGATAGAGCCGGAAGGAGACGCTGAAAACATTCTTTCACTGCAGGAACGGCAAGGGTTTCAGCAAATGATACAATCGATTATGGAAATGGCCGAAGAGCGCTTAAAAAGGCTGAATGAACGGAAGCGGATGACATGTCCCGCTTCAGACCTGGTGATCGGCCTACAGTGCGGAGGCAGCGACGCCTTTTCAGGAGTGACCGCAAACCCTGCGTCCGGATATGCGGCCGACTTACTTGTCCGGGCAGGGGCCACGGTTTTATTTTCGGAAGTCACCGAAGTCCGCGATGCCGTTCATCTCCTAACACCGCGCGCTGTCAATGAAGAAGTCGGCCGCGCCCTGATTCGGGAAATGGCTTGGTATGACCGCTATCTGGAAAGAGGCGAATCAGACCGAAGCGCCAATCCGTCGCCGGGAAACAAAAAAGGCGGACTGGCAAACGTGGTCGAGAAATCGCTCGGGTCGATCGCGAAGTCGGGAAGCAGCCCGATCAGTGCCGTACTTGCGCCCGGTGAAAGGGCTGTACAGAAAGGACTCATTTTTGCGGCGACACCTGCAAGCGATTTTGTATGCGGCACCCTGCAATTGGCTTCTGGCATGCATTTGCAGGTATTTACAACCGGAAGGGGAACGCCGTACGGCCTTGAAATGGCTCCGGTTTTGAAAGTGGCGACCCGGCAGTCATTATCAGAAGATTGGCACGACTTGATCGACGTCAATGCCGGAAGGATCGCTACAGGCGAAGCTTCAATAGAGGAAGTCGGCTGGGAAATCTTCCGGACGATACTTGACGTCGCAAGCGGAAGGAAAACATGGGCGGAACATTGGGGACTCTCCAATGACTTGTGTTTATTCAACCCAGCGCCTGTGACTTGA